A single window of Mycolicibacterium madagascariense DNA harbors:
- a CDS encoding TetR/AcrR family transcriptional regulator, translated as MTAARTLRTERASTTRDAILSAAERLYAEHGVFAVSNRQVSEAAGQGNNAAVGYHFGTKTDLVRAIEQRHRAPIEALRETMVAAAGDSADLRDWVACLVRPLTDHLADLGNPTWYARFAAQAMTDPAYHGIVVRDALSSPSLVEVVDGINRCLPELAIDIRYERNIMARNLLMHSCADRERALATGATVARTSWQAAGSGLIDAIVGMWCAPVTRVGGRS; from the coding sequence GTGACCGCAGCACGGACCCTGCGCACCGAGCGTGCCAGCACCACCCGCGACGCCATCCTCAGCGCCGCCGAGCGGCTCTACGCCGAGCACGGCGTGTTCGCGGTGTCCAACCGGCAGGTGAGCGAGGCTGCGGGACAAGGTAACAACGCGGCCGTCGGCTACCACTTCGGCACCAAGACCGACCTGGTGCGCGCCATCGAGCAGCGCCACCGCGCCCCGATCGAGGCGCTGCGCGAGACCATGGTCGCGGCCGCGGGTGACTCCGCCGACCTGAGGGACTGGGTGGCGTGCCTGGTGCGTCCGCTCACCGACCACCTGGCCGACCTCGGCAACCCCACCTGGTACGCCCGGTTCGCCGCCCAGGCCATGACCGACCCGGCCTATCACGGCATCGTGGTCAGGGACGCGTTGAGTTCACCGTCGCTCGTCGAGGTCGTGGACGGCATCAACCGGTGCCTCCCCGAACTCGCCATCGACATTCGGTACGAGCGCAACATCATGGCTCGAAACCTGTTGATGCACAGCTGCGCCGACCGCGAACGCGCCCTCGCCACGGGTGCCACGGTGGCCCGCACGTCGTGGCAGGCGGCCGGGTCCGGTCTGATCGACGCGATCGTCGGCATGTGGTGCGCACCCGTGACCCGGGTCGGCGGACGCTCGTGA
- a CDS encoding cytochrome P450, producing the protein MTDTLTQEAVSQDVPEYPMEREASCPFAPPRRMLEMSPLARVRIWNGTTPWLVTGHEVARALFSDARVSVDDRIEGFPHWNEHMLSTVDKRPRSVFTSDAEEHTRFRRMLSKPFTFKRVEGLRPAIQKITDECIDGILAGPRPADLVATLALPVPTVVISEMLGVPYEDHEFFQHHANVGLARYASAQDGQKGAMSLAQYLIDLVEKKRTEPGEDAVSDLAERVNAGEITVKEAAQLGTGLLIAGHETTANMIGIGILALLENPEQAALLRDSDDPKFIANACEELMRYLSIIQNGQRRVAIEDIEIAGETIRAGEGIILDLAPANWDATAYPEPDRLDLSRDAGQQLGFGYGRHQCVGQQLARAELQIVFHTLLRRIPTMRLAIPFDEVPFKHDRLAYGVYELPVTW; encoded by the coding sequence ATGACCGACACGCTGACGCAGGAGGCCGTCTCCCAGGACGTCCCCGAGTACCCCATGGAGCGCGAGGCGTCCTGCCCGTTCGCGCCGCCACGGCGCATGCTCGAGATGAGTCCCCTGGCGCGGGTGCGGATCTGGAACGGCACCACGCCCTGGCTCGTCACCGGTCACGAGGTGGCCCGCGCGTTGTTCTCCGACGCGCGCGTCAGCGTTGACGATCGCATCGAGGGCTTTCCGCACTGGAACGAACACATGCTGTCCACGGTCGACAAACGGCCGCGGTCGGTGTTCACCTCGGATGCCGAGGAGCACACCAGGTTTCGCAGGATGCTGTCCAAGCCGTTCACGTTCAAGCGGGTAGAAGGCCTGCGTCCGGCGATCCAGAAGATCACCGACGAGTGCATCGACGGCATCCTCGCGGGACCTCGACCGGCCGATCTGGTCGCCACCCTCGCGCTGCCGGTGCCGACCGTGGTCATCAGCGAGATGCTCGGTGTGCCCTACGAGGACCACGAATTCTTCCAGCACCACGCCAACGTCGGGCTGGCCCGCTACGCCAGCGCGCAGGACGGGCAGAAGGGCGCGATGAGCCTGGCCCAGTACCTCATCGACCTCGTCGAGAAGAAGAGGACGGAGCCCGGCGAGGACGCCGTGTCGGATCTGGCCGAGCGCGTCAACGCCGGCGAGATCACCGTCAAGGAGGCCGCGCAGCTGGGGACCGGACTGCTGATCGCCGGCCACGAGACCACCGCCAACATGATCGGCATCGGCATCCTGGCACTGCTGGAGAACCCTGAACAGGCTGCGCTGCTTCGTGATTCGGATGACCCGAAGTTCATCGCGAACGCCTGCGAGGAGCTGATGCGGTACCTGTCGATCATCCAGAACGGTCAGCGCCGAGTGGCCATCGAGGACATCGAGATCGCCGGTGAGACGATCCGGGCCGGCGAGGGCATCATCCTCGACCTCGCCCCCGCGAACTGGGATGCCACCGCCTACCCGGAGCCCGACAGGCTCGATCTGAGCCGCGACGCCGGACAGCAGCTGGGTTTCGGTTACGGCCGCCACCAGTGCGTCGGGCAACAGCTGGCGCGCGCCGAATTGCAGATCGTCTTTCACACCCTGCTGCGCCGCATCCCCACGATGCGCCTGGCCATTCCGTTCGACGAGGTGCCGTTCAAGCACGACCGCCTCGCCTACGGCGTCTACGAACTTCCGGTGACCTGGTAG
- a CDS encoding SDR family NAD(P)-dependent oxidoreductase codes for MSEELAGMVAIVTGGASGIGRGIVERFLAEGAKVMIGDVQDELGSSVADAGGDDALFCHTDVGDQAQVCALVGAAVERFGGLHVMVNNAGRSSPLKKGLFDEDFAEFDSVMRTNVLGVMAGTRDAARHMAQHGGGSIINISSIGGILAGGGVATYRASKAAVIQFSKSAAIELAHYGVRVNCLAPGNIPTPILRSSATEEDREKLDRFEARIRQTMRDDRPLKREGTADDVAEAALYFATDRSRYVTGTVLPVDGGTVAGKVMAPRTPR; via the coding sequence ATGTCTGAAGAACTGGCCGGCATGGTCGCGATCGTCACCGGTGGCGCGTCGGGGATCGGCCGGGGAATCGTCGAGCGCTTCCTCGCCGAGGGCGCGAAGGTGATGATCGGTGACGTTCAGGACGAACTCGGGTCGAGCGTCGCCGACGCCGGGGGCGACGACGCGCTCTTCTGCCACACCGACGTCGGTGATCAGGCGCAGGTGTGCGCGCTCGTCGGCGCGGCGGTCGAGCGGTTCGGGGGCCTGCACGTGATGGTCAACAACGCGGGCCGGTCGAGTCCGCTGAAGAAGGGCCTCTTCGACGAGGACTTCGCGGAATTCGACAGCGTCATGCGCACCAACGTCCTCGGCGTCATGGCGGGGACCCGCGATGCGGCCCGGCACATGGCGCAGCACGGGGGCGGCTCGATCATCAACATCTCCTCCATCGGCGGCATCCTCGCCGGCGGCGGGGTCGCCACGTATCGGGCCTCCAAGGCCGCCGTCATCCAGTTCTCCAAGTCCGCCGCGATCGAGTTGGCCCACTACGGGGTGCGGGTCAATTGCCTTGCGCCAGGCAACATCCCGACGCCGATCCTGCGGTCGTCGGCGACCGAGGAGGACCGCGAGAAGTTGGACCGGTTCGAGGCGCGCATCCGCCAGACGATGCGCGACGACCGCCCGCTCAAACGCGAGGGCACCGCCGACGACGTCGCGGAGGCGGCGCTCTACTTCGCGACCGACCGGTCGCGCTACGTCACCGGAACCGTACTGCCAGTCGACGGCGGCACGGTGGCGGGCAAGGTCATGGCGCCCCGCACGCCCCGTTAA
- a CDS encoding M24 family metallopeptidase has translation MSTEILADDPALRHGRRERALAQMAAEDLDVLVLGRQANVRYVTGAPQLWVAGTRPFAPICVLVRATGEIHLNSSWDEGIPEEIGHDHLYGLAWNPMTNIDVLKHIDGAATARRVGTDAMSPSFAQLLPIAFPHAELVDGEAAMRAARRVKTDEEIAALRHALAVAETGMAAAVSRLSVGVTEQALTGAMLEAMAAGGVSTSATQDGAWITSREHAWRVGRRDRRVAPGDLVALSSGALADGYVGEVGRTLAVGDVPGADGLYRRSRELSDRLFDACRAGAPASDLLAAYEAAGEALPPMPVAHGLGLGFDPPVISPDLPQTSATERLEPGMVLAVTSYVWEAGVGAVYGRDAVLVTADGAEVLTTSPAVPAGAGTS, from the coding sequence GTGAGCACCGAGATCCTCGCCGACGACCCCGCGCTGCGCCACGGCAGACGCGAGCGCGCCCTGGCCCAGATGGCCGCCGAGGACCTCGACGTCCTGGTGCTGGGCAGGCAGGCCAACGTCCGCTACGTCACCGGCGCCCCGCAGCTGTGGGTGGCGGGCACGCGGCCGTTCGCGCCGATCTGCGTACTGGTGCGCGCCACCGGCGAGATCCACCTCAACAGCAGCTGGGACGAGGGCATCCCGGAGGAGATCGGGCACGATCACCTCTACGGGCTGGCGTGGAATCCAATGACGAACATCGACGTGCTCAAGCACATCGACGGCGCCGCCACCGCGCGCCGCGTCGGCACGGACGCGATGTCACCGTCGTTCGCACAGCTGTTGCCGATCGCGTTTCCCCACGCCGAGCTCGTCGACGGCGAGGCGGCGATGCGGGCGGCACGCCGCGTCAAGACCGACGAGGAGATCGCCGCCCTGCGCCACGCGCTCGCGGTGGCGGAAACCGGTATGGCAGCGGCAGTGTCGCGGCTGTCGGTCGGCGTCACCGAGCAGGCGCTCACGGGCGCCATGCTGGAGGCGATGGCCGCGGGCGGGGTGAGCACCTCGGCCACCCAGGACGGCGCGTGGATCACCTCGCGCGAACACGCGTGGCGGGTCGGCCGCCGGGACCGGCGCGTGGCGCCCGGCGACCTGGTCGCGCTGTCCTCCGGCGCACTGGCCGACGGGTACGTCGGCGAGGTGGGCCGCACCCTGGCGGTGGGGGACGTGCCCGGGGCCGACGGGCTCTACCGGCGCTCCCGCGAGCTGTCGGACCGACTGTTCGACGCCTGCCGCGCCGGCGCACCGGCGAGCGACCTGCTCGCCGCGTACGAGGCTGCGGGAGAGGCACTTCCGCCGATGCCGGTGGCCCACGGCCTCGGTCTCGGCTTCGATCCGCCGGTGATCTCGCCGGACCTTCCGCAGACCTCTGCCACCGAGCGGCTCGAGCCCGGCATGGTGCTCGCGGTGACGTCCTACGTGTGGGAGGCGGGCGTCGGAGCGGTGTACGGACGCGACGCCGTGCTCGTGACCGCCGACGGCGCCGAGGTGCTGACGACCAGTCCGGCGGTGCCCGCTGGGGCGGGAACGAGCTGA
- a CDS encoding amidohydrolase family protein, whose amino-acid sequence MSTPTANPPTTLYPPQGWGAPKNRHGHASKEGLAGLPQGTEIFSADNHISVAEDIFYERFPEELKGAAPRIWYEDGAYMVGMKGKAWTGGDFGRVLMQYDDLAGAASNDIAARKRELKEDGIDKELAFPNAVLALFHYPDKSLRERVFRIYNEHIAGLQEQSQGSFHGVGLINWWDPKGTRSTLEELKALGLKTFLLPLNPGKDDEGNIYDYGATSMDAVWDEIEAAGLPVSHHIGETPPKTPCQHNSVVVGMMVNVDSFREQFAKYVFSGILDRHPSLKIGWFEGGIAWVPTALQDAEHMLASYRHMFNHELSHDVRHYWDRHMSASFMVDPLGLRLIDDIGVDNVMWSSDYPHNESTFGYSERSLASVVEAVGPEAATKIVSTNVKTFLGVS is encoded by the coding sequence ATGTCCACCCCGACAGCGAATCCCCCCACCACGCTCTACCCGCCGCAAGGGTGGGGCGCCCCCAAGAACCGGCACGGTCACGCCTCCAAGGAGGGCCTCGCCGGACTTCCCCAGGGCACGGAGATCTTCTCCGCCGACAACCACATCTCGGTGGCCGAGGACATCTTCTACGAACGCTTCCCCGAGGAGCTGAAGGGCGCGGCGCCGCGCATCTGGTACGAGGACGGCGCGTACATGGTCGGGATGAAGGGCAAGGCCTGGACCGGCGGCGACTTCGGGCGGGTGCTGATGCAGTACGACGATCTGGCCGGCGCCGCGTCGAACGACATCGCGGCCCGCAAGCGCGAACTCAAGGAAGACGGCATCGACAAGGAACTGGCGTTCCCGAACGCCGTCCTCGCCCTGTTCCACTACCCGGACAAGTCGTTGCGCGAGCGCGTGTTCCGGATCTACAACGAACACATCGCCGGACTGCAGGAGCAGAGCCAGGGGAGTTTCCACGGCGTCGGTCTCATCAACTGGTGGGATCCGAAGGGCACCAGGAGCACGCTGGAGGAACTGAAGGCGTTGGGGCTCAAGACGTTCCTGCTGCCGCTCAACCCCGGCAAGGACGACGAGGGCAACATCTACGACTACGGCGCCACGTCGATGGACGCGGTGTGGGACGAGATCGAGGCAGCGGGCCTGCCGGTCAGCCACCACATCGGCGAGACCCCGCCCAAGACGCCGTGCCAGCACAACAGCGTCGTGGTCGGCATGATGGTCAACGTCGACTCGTTCCGGGAACAGTTCGCGAAGTACGTGTTCTCCGGCATCCTGGACCGCCACCCGTCGCTCAAGATCGGGTGGTTCGAGGGCGGGATCGCCTGGGTGCCGACGGCGCTGCAGGATGCCGAGCACATGCTGGCGTCCTACCGGCACATGTTCAATCACGAACTGTCCCATGACGTTCGGCACTACTGGGACCGGCACATGAGCGCGTCGTTCATGGTCGATCCGCTCGGGCTTCGGCTCATCGACGACATCGGCGTCGACAACGTCATGTGGTCGAGCGACTACCCCCACAACGAGAGCACGTTCGGCTACTCGGAGCGCTCCCTGGCCTCGGTCGTCGAGGCCGTCGGACCGGAGGCGGCCACCAAGATCGTCAGCACCAACGTCAAGACGTTCCTGGGGGTCTCGTGA
- a CDS encoding ferredoxin, with protein MRVTVDQDRCVSSGMCVMNAADVFDQRDDDGVVELLVDELAPDQYESTQRAAAACPALAIHVEEAR; from the coding sequence GTGAGGGTCACCGTCGATCAGGACAGGTGCGTGTCCTCGGGCATGTGCGTGATGAACGCCGCGGACGTCTTCGACCAGCGCGACGATGACGGCGTCGTCGAACTGCTCGTCGACGAGCTCGCGCCCGACCAGTACGAGAGCACGCAGCGCGCCGCCGCGGCGTGCCCCGCACTAGCCATCCACGTCGAGGAGGCGCGATGA
- a CDS encoding alpha/beta fold hydrolase has protein sequence MTYRSVVVDGLVTGYLEAGAGEPVVLLHGGEFGASAELGWERTIADLATRYRVLAPDMLGYGNSAKVIDFVDGRGMRIRHVARFCEVMGVGPAHFVGNSMGAINLLTDATAPAPVLSAKSLTLICGGGAIQPNEHAAALYDYDGTLEAMRRIVTALFHDPAYAKDDDYVRRRHASSTAPGAWEAIAAARFRRPGASPPPTPSTTRAYERIAVPTLVVEGAADKLLPTGWAAEIASQIASARGEVVDAAGHCPQLERPDVVTPLLLEFLEGIVDV, from the coding sequence GTGACGTACCGGTCGGTGGTGGTCGACGGGCTCGTCACGGGTTATCTCGAGGCCGGGGCGGGCGAGCCTGTCGTCCTGCTGCACGGCGGTGAGTTCGGCGCCAGCGCCGAGCTCGGGTGGGAACGCACGATCGCCGACCTCGCGACGCGGTATCGCGTGCTGGCACCCGACATGCTGGGCTACGGCAACTCGGCGAAGGTGATCGACTTCGTCGACGGCCGCGGGATGCGCATCCGCCACGTCGCGCGATTCTGCGAGGTGATGGGCGTCGGCCCGGCGCACTTCGTCGGCAACTCGATGGGCGCAATCAATCTGCTGACCGACGCCACCGCGCCGGCGCCGGTCCTGTCGGCGAAGAGCCTCACCCTGATCTGTGGCGGCGGGGCGATTCAGCCCAACGAGCACGCCGCCGCCCTCTACGACTACGACGGCACGCTGGAGGCCATGCGCCGGATCGTGACGGCGCTGTTCCACGACCCCGCCTACGCGAAGGACGACGACTACGTGCGGCGCCGGCATGCCTCCAGTACGGCGCCCGGTGCGTGGGAGGCCATCGCCGCCGCGCGCTTTCGCAGGCCGGGCGCCAGCCCGCCGCCGACGCCGTCGACCACCCGCGCCTACGAGCGCATCGCGGTGCCCACACTGGTCGTCGAGGGCGCGGCCGACAAGCTCCTGCCGACGGGGTGGGCGGCCGAGATCGCGAGCCAGATAGCCTCTGCCCGTGGGGAAGTGGTCGACGCGGCGGGCCACTGTCCGCAGCTCGAACGGCCCGACGTCGTCACCCCACTGCTGCTCGAATTCCTCGAAGGGATCGTCGATGTCTGA
- a CDS encoding M24 family metallopeptidase, producing MYRECGARLRQSMRDRGIDALVLLGNGNVVYATGASWPLLDAGLSHVERPVAVVLADDEHPHLFMPFREGSAFESEVPVDHVHGPLYLEFDEGVAAFAKVLAGLVPPGASIAVDELTGAMRRAGSRLFPAGPPTDAALVVGPAKLVKTIDQIASIRKACRITEQAAAEVQQSLAPGVRQIDLSATFVGRAFELGATANMLEAIWQVMPTSRAGGNVWTTTGDLALPLLTTEKELESGDVLWTDVSITYQGYCSDFGRTWLVGEEPSARQQAQFDRWREILDAVLAVTKAGATSGDLARAAIAANGGTKPWLPHFYLGHSIGTNAAEMPMIGTDLGEKFDDEFVFPAGMVLVLEPVVWEDGTGGYRSEEIVVIDDDGTTSITDYPYAPYGAAR from the coding sequence ATGTACCGGGAGTGCGGCGCGCGGCTGCGACAGTCCATGCGGGACAGGGGCATCGACGCACTGGTGCTCCTCGGCAACGGCAACGTCGTCTACGCGACCGGCGCGAGCTGGCCGCTGCTCGACGCCGGACTGTCACACGTCGAGCGTCCCGTCGCCGTCGTGCTCGCCGACGACGAACACCCGCACCTGTTCATGCCGTTCCGCGAGGGCAGTGCCTTCGAGTCCGAGGTGCCCGTCGACCACGTCCACGGGCCGCTGTACCTCGAATTCGACGAGGGCGTGGCAGCTTTCGCGAAGGTGCTCGCGGGTCTGGTGCCGCCGGGAGCGTCGATCGCGGTCGACGAGCTCACCGGCGCGATGCGCCGTGCCGGCAGTCGCCTGTTCCCCGCCGGGCCGCCGACGGACGCGGCCCTGGTGGTCGGGCCGGCCAAGCTGGTGAAGACCATCGACCAGATCGCCAGCATCCGCAAGGCGTGTCGCATCACCGAGCAGGCCGCCGCCGAGGTCCAGCAGTCGCTGGCCCCCGGGGTACGCCAGATCGATCTGTCCGCGACGTTCGTCGGCCGTGCGTTCGAACTCGGGGCGACGGCCAACATGCTCGAGGCCATCTGGCAGGTGATGCCGACCAGCAGGGCCGGCGGCAACGTCTGGACGACGACGGGTGATCTCGCGCTTCCACTCCTCACCACCGAGAAGGAACTCGAGTCCGGCGACGTGCTCTGGACCGACGTCAGCATCACCTATCAGGGGTACTGCTCGGACTTCGGCCGCACCTGGCTGGTCGGCGAAGAACCCTCGGCGCGGCAGCAGGCACAATTCGACAGATGGCGCGAGATCCTCGACGCGGTACTGGCGGTGACGAAGGCGGGCGCCACCTCCGGTGATCTCGCGCGCGCGGCGATCGCCGCCAACGGCGGGACCAAGCCATGGCTGCCGCACTTCTACCTCGGCCACAGCATCGGGACCAACGCCGCCGAGATGCCCATGATCGGAACCGATCTTGGCGAGAAGTTCGACGACGAGTTCGTGTTCCCCGCCGGCATGGTCCTGGTGCTGGAGCCCGTCGTCTGGGAGGACGGCACGGGCGGTTACCGAAGCGAGGAGATCGTGGTCATCGACGACGACGGCACGACGTCCATCACCGACTACCCGTACGCGCCCTATGGGGCGGCCCGGTGA
- a CDS encoding CaiB/BaiF CoA transferase family protein translates to MVAPLSDYRVVDLSSGIAGAYCTKILTDGGADVVKVEAPQGDPLRRWSASGAAIAPGEDGALFGFLAGSKRSVVAEPDDVEPLLAAADVVVWSRGSAVAESTWLAPNAIHDRHPHLVVTAITPFGLHGPWRDRPATEFTLQAWSGGAIGIGRGTQDRAPVHVGGQVGEWLAGAYAAAMTMAFLARVRRNGQGELVDLSMLETDVLCLTYYPVTYFEMLGRPWRTERRPTVPGIAQAADGLVALGCGTAQQWHDLCAMSGHDEWIDERTDLTITQQANLHADELYAWLRDQRVDDVRDLASAFRIPNSPVGDGANVTTMDHFVERGAFTVNPCNGVVQPGHPYRLSGVALRGPGPAPRLGEHTAEVLAEAPAPRPVPRGAAVSDRLPLSGLRVLDMTTFWAGPSCTHALGMLGAELIHLESTPHPDGTRLIAGIPASEPQWWERSPIFSALNTNKKGLTLDFQTDAGRDLLRRLIATCDVVVENFTPRVIEQLGLDFASVRALRDDVIMLRMPGFGLDGPWRDNPAFAYVIEDASGLSWLTGYPDRNPYEPYSVGDPNAGVHALNALLLALEHRRRTGEGVLVEAAMVDAALSVAAEQVIEYSAYGALLERAGNRGPAAAPQNLYRCRDVDEFGRDDSWVAIAVATDDQWIALRQALGRPDWAMEPRLADADGRRAAHDHLDRHLAAWCQPRTGDEIVETLWGAGVPVAKVMQPHRQAELPQLQHRGFFEQVDHPLNPTASHSTLPVGLAHGPRRFHRSPAPLLGEHNHELLRELGLDDAEIAALEEDGVIGTAPAVGGRRKAGRGS, encoded by the coding sequence ATAGTGGCGCCACTCTCGGACTACCGCGTCGTGGACCTGTCCTCGGGCATCGCCGGCGCGTACTGCACCAAGATCCTCACCGACGGTGGTGCCGACGTCGTCAAGGTCGAAGCGCCGCAGGGCGATCCGCTGCGTCGCTGGTCGGCCTCGGGTGCGGCGATCGCACCCGGGGAGGACGGCGCGTTGTTCGGCTTCCTCGCCGGGTCCAAGCGCAGCGTCGTGGCCGAACCCGACGACGTGGAGCCGCTGCTCGCCGCGGCCGACGTCGTGGTGTGGTCGCGGGGGTCGGCGGTGGCCGAGTCGACGTGGTTGGCGCCCAACGCGATTCACGACCGGCACCCGCACCTCGTCGTCACCGCGATCACACCCTTCGGCCTGCACGGCCCGTGGCGCGACCGGCCCGCCACCGAGTTCACCCTGCAGGCCTGGTCGGGTGGCGCCATCGGCATCGGCAGGGGTACCCAGGACCGGGCGCCGGTGCACGTCGGCGGTCAGGTGGGGGAGTGGCTGGCCGGCGCCTATGCCGCCGCGATGACGATGGCATTCCTGGCCAGGGTCCGGCGCAACGGGCAGGGCGAGCTCGTCGACCTGTCCATGCTGGAGACCGACGTCCTCTGTCTCACCTACTATCCCGTGACCTACTTCGAGATGCTCGGACGACCGTGGCGTACCGAGCGCAGACCGACCGTTCCCGGAATCGCCCAGGCCGCAGACGGTTTGGTCGCCCTGGGCTGTGGCACCGCGCAGCAGTGGCACGACCTCTGCGCGATGTCGGGACACGACGAATGGATCGACGAGCGTACGGATCTGACCATCACCCAGCAGGCCAACCTGCATGCCGACGAGCTCTACGCCTGGCTGCGCGACCAACGCGTCGACGACGTACGGGATCTGGCGTCGGCCTTCCGCATCCCCAATTCGCCGGTCGGCGATGGCGCGAACGTGACGACGATGGACCACTTCGTCGAGCGCGGGGCGTTCACCGTCAACCCGTGCAACGGCGTCGTGCAGCCGGGCCACCCGTACCGGCTGAGCGGTGTCGCACTGCGCGGGCCGGGGCCCGCGCCGCGGCTCGGTGAGCACACCGCAGAGGTCCTCGCGGAAGCGCCTGCGCCACGGCCTGTTCCACGCGGCGCGGCCGTCTCGGATCGACTGCCGCTGAGCGGACTTCGGGTGCTCGACATGACGACGTTCTGGGCGGGCCCGTCGTGCACCCACGCGCTCGGGATGCTCGGCGCCGAACTGATCCACCTGGAGTCGACACCGCACCCCGATGGCACGCGCCTGATCGCGGGCATCCCCGCCTCCGAACCGCAGTGGTGGGAGCGCTCGCCGATCTTCTCGGCGCTCAACACCAACAAGAAGGGGCTGACCCTCGACTTCCAGACCGACGCGGGACGAGACCTGTTGCGCAGGCTCATTGCGACGTGCGACGTCGTCGTGGAGAACTTCACCCCGAGGGTGATCGAGCAGCTCGGCCTGGACTTCGCGTCCGTACGGGCCCTGCGCGACGACGTGATCATGCTGCGCATGCCGGGTTTCGGGCTCGACGGGCCGTGGCGGGACAACCCGGCGTTCGCCTACGTCATCGAAGACGCGTCGGGGCTCAGCTGGCTGACCGGGTACCCCGATCGAAATCCCTACGAGCCGTACTCGGTCGGTGACCCCAACGCCGGCGTGCACGCGCTCAACGCGCTGCTGCTGGCGCTGGAACACCGGCGCCGCACCGGCGAGGGCGTACTCGTCGAGGCGGCCATGGTGGACGCCGCGCTGAGCGTCGCCGCCGAGCAGGTCATCGAATACTCGGCCTACGGCGCGCTCCTGGAACGCGCGGGCAATCGTGGACCCGCGGCCGCCCCGCAGAACCTCTACCGCTGCCGCGACGTCGACGAGTTCGGCCGTGACGATTCGTGGGTGGCGATCGCGGTGGCCACCGATGACCAGTGGATTGCGTTGCGGCAGGCGCTCGGTCGCCCCGACTGGGCGATGGAACCCCGGCTCGCCGATGCCGACGGCCGCCGCGCCGCCCACGACCACCTCGACCGGCACCTCGCCGCGTGGTGCCAGCCGCGCACCGGTGACGAGATCGTCGAAACCCTCTGGGGCGCAGGCGTTCCGGTCGCGAAGGTCATGCAACCGCACCGGCAGGCCGAGTTACCCCAGCTGCAGCATCGCGGCTTCTTCGAGCAGGTCGACCATCCGCTCAACCCCACGGCGTCGCACAGCACGCTGCCCGTCGGACTGGCGCACGGTCCCCGCCGATTCCATCGCAGCCCGGCACCCCTGCTCGGCGAGCACAACCACGAGCTCCTGCGCGAACTGGGGCTCGACGACGCCGAGATCGCCGCTCTGGAGGAGGACGGCGTCATCGGTACCGCACCTGCCGTCGGGGGCCGCAGGAAGGCCGGTCGAGGGAGCTAG